From Pedobacter indicus, a single genomic window includes:
- a CDS encoding pyruvate dehydrogenase complex dihydrolipoamide acetyltransferase, which translates to MAEVVRMPKMSDTMEEGVIAKWHKKVGDKVSSGDVIAEVETDKATMDFESYQDGTLLYIGPKEGEAVPINAVIAVLGEEGEDYKALLEEEGADSGENKSESDSNSKEQESKKEKKEEGSDAGSSEEKKESSAEDSNVTAEDLGVTVITMPLLSDTMTEGVIAEWNFKVGDEIKSDDAIADVETDKATMEVTAYAEGTLLYVGLEKGEAAKVNDIIAIVGPKGTDITPLLNQPKSTEGTEKKADNKQTSDNKEDSKSDSTASAAAPTDDTDSSDGRIKASPLARKMAKEKGIDLKDVKGSADGGRIVKRDIEEFDPKAAKASSAPASASKEEAAGEKTINIPQYIGEESYTERPVTQMRKTIARRLSESKFNAPHFYLTMKIDMDSAMSARAKINEVAPVKVSFNDLVVKAVAVALKQHPGINASWQGDKIRYSEHVNIGVAIAVDEGLLVPVVRFADGKSLSHISAEVKDFAQKAKAKKLQPADWEGSTFTVSNLGMFGIDEFTAIINSPDACILAVGGIQQVPVVKNGSIVPGNIMKVTLSCDHRVVDGATGAAFLQTLKNLLEEPVRLLV; encoded by the coding sequence TGGATTTTGAATCTTACCAAGACGGCACCTTGTTGTACATTGGGCCGAAAGAAGGAGAGGCAGTTCCTATTAATGCGGTAATTGCTGTCTTAGGTGAAGAGGGAGAAGATTACAAAGCTCTTTTAGAAGAAGAAGGTGCTGACTCTGGAGAAAATAAATCTGAAAGCGATTCTAACTCAAAAGAGCAAGAAAGCAAAAAGGAGAAAAAAGAAGAGGGATCTGACGCAGGGTCTAGTGAAGAAAAAAAGGAATCCAGTGCTGAAGACAGTAACGTTACAGCAGAAGATTTAGGTGTTACAGTCATCACGATGCCTTTATTAAGTGATACGATGACGGAAGGGGTTATCGCTGAGTGGAATTTCAAAGTTGGAGATGAAATCAAAAGCGACGATGCTATTGCTGATGTTGAAACCGATAAAGCGACAATGGAGGTAACCGCATATGCCGAAGGAACTTTGCTATACGTCGGACTTGAAAAAGGCGAAGCAGCCAAAGTAAATGATATTATAGCAATCGTAGGGCCGAAGGGAACGGATATTACACCTTTACTGAATCAACCAAAATCTACGGAGGGTACAGAGAAAAAAGCAGACAATAAGCAAACTTCTGACAATAAAGAAGACTCTAAGTCTGACTCGACAGCTAGTGCTGCCGCGCCTACAGACGATACAGATTCTTCAGACGGACGCATTAAAGCGTCTCCTCTGGCAAGAAAAATGGCAAAAGAAAAAGGCATTGACCTTAAAGATGTCAAAGGATCGGCAGATGGTGGGAGAATCGTCAAAAGAGATATCGAAGAGTTTGACCCCAAGGCAGCCAAAGCCTCATCGGCTCCTGCATCTGCCTCCAAAGAAGAAGCTGCAGGCGAAAAAACAATCAATATCCCTCAATATATAGGGGAAGAAAGTTATACAGAAAGACCGGTAACGCAAATGAGAAAAACTATTGCGAGACGTCTTTCTGAAAGTAAATTTAACGCTCCGCACTTCTATCTGACAATGAAGATTGACATGGATAGTGCAATGTCTGCAAGAGCTAAAATTAACGAAGTAGCTCCTGTAAAAGTTTCTTTTAATGACTTAGTCGTTAAAGCTGTAGCCGTGGCATTGAAGCAACATCCGGGTATAAACGCATCATGGCAAGGAGATAAAATCAGATATAGTGAGCATGTTAATATTGGTGTAGCAATCGCTGTGGATGAAGGCTTGTTAGTCCCAGTCGTTCGTTTCGCGGACGGAAAGTCACTTTCTCATATTTCAGCTGAAGTGAAAGACTTTGCACAGAAGGCAAAGGCGAAAAAGCTTCAACCGGCAGATTGGGAAGGCTCAACCTTCACCGTGTCTAATTTAGGCATGTTTGGAATCGATGAATTTACGGCAATCATAAACTCACCGGATGCGTGTATTCTTGCGGTAGGCGGTATACAACAGGTTCCTGTAGTGAAAAATGGGTCTATTGTTCCAGGTAACATCATGAAGGTTACATTGAGTTGTGACCATCGTGTGGTTGACGGGGCGACTGGTGCTGCATTTTTACAAACACTGAAAAACTTACTGGAAGAACCCGTTCGTCTATTGGTTTAG
- a CDS encoding S9 family peptidase: protein MTNKSYHWPNAQPPVAEIKPHTRVVHQDTVVDNYFWMNDYFKKGSDSTQVIKYLEAENTYLDTMMKGTKNLQTELFDEMKARIKTDDESAPYYQNGYYYYTRTEEGNEYFKFCRKKDNLNSPEEVLLDVDKMAEGYAYFAAVGFNVSPDNKLLAYGIDTVSRRQYTIHIKNLETGEVFQDRLSNTTGGSVWANDNETLFYTAKNEVTLLSEKIKKHKIGTDIDTDKVVYQETDPSNYIAVSKAKSGQFIYIHSQATTSSETRFISADRPNDPFVVFQPRIKNVLYDVISLDDKFLILTNLDAQNFRLMETNFSETGVDNWKEIIPHRPDVLLEDVDEFKHYIVVSEREDGLTKLNIRNLTNGNSSYLDFGEPAYMAYTSNNREFDFAKLRYNYSSLTTSNSTFEYNLETGEKELLKQQEVLGDYSSDNYVAERTYATARDGQRIPISLVYRKDLQKSAQTPLLLYAYGSYGNSIDASFSSNRLSLLNRGFIFAIAHVRGGQEMGRQWYEDGKMMNKKNTFTDFIDCAEYLIEEQYTSAEHLYAQGGSAGGLLMGAVINMRPKLWNGVIAQVPFVDVVNTMLDETIPLTTNEFDEWGNPKEKGAYDYMKSYSPYENVVKQDYPNLLVTTGLHDSQVQYFEPAKWVAKLRATKTGDQVVLLHTNMEFGHGGASGRFDYLKDIALSYAFLFALEGIEE, encoded by the coding sequence ATGACAAACAAAAGCTATCACTGGCCTAATGCTCAACCCCCTGTTGCTGAAATAAAACCTCATACTCGTGTTGTTCATCAGGATACTGTAGTCGATAACTACTTCTGGATGAACGACTATTTTAAAAAAGGGTCTGACAGTACACAGGTAATAAAATACCTAGAAGCTGAAAATACATATCTGGATACCATGATGAAGGGAACGAAGAATTTGCAAACTGAACTCTTCGATGAGATGAAAGCACGTATCAAAACGGATGACGAATCTGCTCCTTACTATCAGAATGGATACTATTATTATACACGGACAGAGGAAGGCAACGAATACTTCAAGTTTTGCAGAAAGAAAGATAACCTTAATTCACCCGAAGAGGTTCTTCTGGATGTTGATAAGATGGCCGAGGGCTATGCTTATTTCGCCGCTGTGGGATTCAATGTTAGTCCTGACAACAAGTTACTTGCTTATGGCATCGATACCGTTTCTCGGCGTCAGTACACGATCCATATTAAAAACTTAGAAACGGGAGAAGTCTTTCAAGATCGATTAAGTAACACAACGGGAGGTTCGGTTTGGGCCAACGATAATGAAACATTATTTTACACTGCGAAGAATGAGGTCACACTTTTGAGTGAGAAAATCAAGAAGCATAAAATAGGTACTGATATAGATACGGACAAAGTAGTTTATCAGGAGACTGACCCGTCAAATTATATCGCTGTTTCAAAAGCAAAATCCGGGCAATTTATCTACATCCACTCGCAAGCAACCACCAGCTCTGAAACTCGCTTTATTTCGGCAGATCGGCCAAATGACCCGTTTGTTGTCTTTCAACCCAGAATAAAAAATGTGCTTTATGACGTCATTTCATTAGACGATAAATTTTTAATCCTTACCAATTTAGACGCCCAGAATTTCAGACTGATGGAAACTAACTTTAGCGAAACAGGTGTAGACAATTGGAAGGAGATCATACCTCATCGACCAGATGTTTTGCTAGAAGATGTGGATGAGTTTAAGCATTACATCGTTGTTTCGGAACGTGAAGACGGCTTGACAAAATTAAATATTCGTAATTTGACGAACGGAAACAGCAGCTATCTCGACTTTGGAGAACCGGCATATATGGCCTATACCAGTAATAATCGAGAATTTGACTTTGCTAAACTCCGATACAATTATTCGTCTCTAACAACCTCAAACTCTACCTTTGAATACAACCTTGAGACAGGGGAAAAGGAGCTTCTAAAACAGCAAGAGGTATTGGGGGATTACTCATCTGACAATTATGTAGCTGAACGGACTTATGCTACGGCTCGCGATGGGCAACGAATCCCTATCTCATTAGTATACCGCAAAGACCTACAAAAGAGTGCTCAGACACCGCTGCTCCTCTATGCTTATGGCTCATATGGAAATTCCATCGATGCATCATTTAGTTCAAATCGGCTAAGCCTCCTCAACCGTGGATTTATCTTTGCAATTGCTCATGTCCGTGGAGGTCAAGAAATGGGACGTCAATGGTACGAGGACGGAAAAATGATGAATAAAAAAAATACGTTTACCGATTTCATCGACTGTGCAGAGTATTTAATTGAAGAGCAGTATACATCTGCTGAGCATCTTTATGCACAAGGCGGAAGTGCGGGAGGCTTACTTATGGGAGCTGTGATCAATATGCGACCTAAGCTGTGGAATGGTGTCATCGCGCAAGTACCTTTCGTAGATGTCGTCAACACCATGCTGGACGAAACCATTCCGCTAACAACAAACGAATTTGACGAGTGGGGAAACCCGAAAGAAAAGGGAGCCTACGACTATATGAAAAGCTATTCTCCCTATGAAAATGTTGTAAAACAGGATTACCCTAACCTACTGGTCACAACCGGTTTACACGATAGTCAGGTTCAATATTTTGAACCCGCTAAATGGGTTGCGAAATTACGTGCAACAAAAACTGGTGATCAGGTTGTGTTATTACATACCAACATGGAATTCGGTCATGGTGGCGCATCGGGGCGCTTTGACTACCTGAAAGATATTGCGTTAAGCTATGCTTTCCTTTTCGCGTTGGAGGGAATTGAAGAATAA
- a CDS encoding FKBP-type peptidyl-prolyl cis-trans isomerase has product MKKSIVLLGFAVLGLTACQQFQEGEGGMQYKIIKDNGEPKIQEGDFISVGAIIKTEGDSLLMSTYETGQPTYMAAQKPMYEGDIMSALFKLGSGDSAVFKFNIDSMVARGIPKPEGIEGSHLVYTFKVNHVIPKGDLSDSVFHAQVEEYITAEQEKIKNAEAGIIENFIKKENLTTQTTASGLQYVIEEEGNGAVAKIGDTVTVNYTGRFLTGERKVFDTSVESVAKEAGGNVYNEQRPYEPISIPVGLGAVIPGWDEGLQLLPEGSKARLIVPSKLAYGEQGAMGAIAPYTPLEFEVEIVKVTPQKEE; this is encoded by the coding sequence ATGAAAAAATCAATTGTTCTCTTAGGCTTTGCTGTGCTGGGTCTAACTGCATGTCAACAATTCCAAGAAGGAGAAGGCGGGATGCAATATAAAATTATTAAAGATAATGGTGAGCCTAAAATTCAGGAAGGCGACTTTATATCAGTAGGAGCTATTATCAAAACTGAAGGCGATTCATTATTGATGAGCACCTATGAAACGGGTCAGCCGACTTATATGGCTGCTCAGAAGCCGATGTATGAAGGAGATATTATGTCAGCCCTTTTTAAATTGGGAAGTGGAGATAGTGCTGTTTTCAAATTCAATATTGATAGCATGGTAGCTAGGGGTATTCCTAAACCAGAAGGAATCGAAGGCTCTCATTTGGTTTATACTTTCAAGGTGAATCATGTTATTCCAAAAGGGGATTTGTCTGACAGTGTTTTTCATGCGCAGGTAGAAGAGTATATTACTGCGGAACAAGAAAAAATTAAGAATGCTGAAGCTGGTATAATTGAAAATTTCATCAAGAAAGAGAATCTAACAACTCAGACTACAGCTTCTGGCCTTCAGTACGTTATCGAGGAAGAGGGAAATGGCGCTGTTGCAAAAATCGGCGACACAGTAACGGTGAATTATACAGGACGTTTCTTAACGGGAGAGAGAAAAGTATTTGATACTTCCGTTGAGTCTGTAGCCAAAGAAGCTGGTGGCAATGTATATAACGAACAACGTCCATATGAACCAATCTCGATTCCGGTTGGATTGGGTGCAGTAATTCCAGGTTGGGATGAAGGCCTGCAATTATTGCCTGAAGGATCGAAGGCTCGGTTGATCGTTCCTTCAAAACTTGCATATGGGGAGCAAGGAGCCATGGGGGCAATCGCGCCGTATACTCCTTTAGAGTTTGAAGTTGAAATTGTCAAAGTTACTCCACAAAAAGAAGAGTAA
- a CDS encoding low molecular weight protein-tyrosine-phosphatase: protein MRILVVCLGNICRSPLGHGCLEHLVGEAGLDWEIDSAGTGNWHIGNMPDKRAIAIAKKNNIDISHQRARQIQKEDFERFDHILVMDRQNYEDVLKLTENDEQRAKVRLFLGGDACVQDPYWDDSLFESVFNQIYDQSQNLITGLRVLSGSKKAKYKH, encoded by the coding sequence ATGCGCATTTTAGTGGTTTGTTTAGGGAATATTTGTAGGTCGCCGCTCGGTCACGGATGTTTAGAACATTTAGTTGGTGAGGCTGGTTTGGATTGGGAAATAGATTCTGCAGGAACGGGAAACTGGCATATCGGTAATATGCCGGATAAAAGAGCTATAGCAATAGCTAAGAAGAATAATATTGACATATCTCATCAGAGAGCACGTCAAATTCAGAAAGAAGATTTTGAACGTTTTGACCATATTTTAGTAATGGATCGTCAAAACTACGAAGATGTGCTCAAATTAACGGAAAATGACGAACAGCGAGCGAAAGTGAGGCTTTTTCTGGGGGGTGATGCCTGCGTGCAAGATCCTTATTGGGATGATTCGTTGTTCGAATCAGTTTTCAATCAAATTTATGATCAATCACAGAATTTGATTACGGGGCTCAGAGTTCTATCTGGATCAAAAAAAGCAAAATACAAGCATTAA
- a CDS encoding nucleoside-diphosphate kinase, protein MATNRTFTMIKPDAVSNGHIGAILNDITNAGFKIIALKYTQLTEENAGAFYAIHKERPFYKDLVSFMSSGPIIAAILEKENAVEDFRKLIGSTNPQEAAEGTIRRKYADSIEANAVHGSDSDENADIEGNFFFSQLERF, encoded by the coding sequence ATGGCAACAAACAGAACTTTTACAATGATCAAGCCTGACGCTGTTAGCAACGGGCATATCGGAGCAATTTTAAATGACATTACAAATGCTGGATTTAAGATAATAGCATTGAAATACACTCAGTTAACTGAAGAAAATGCTGGTGCGTTCTACGCCATACACAAAGAGAGACCTTTTTATAAAGATCTGGTATCATTCATGAGTTCAGGTCCAATCATTGCGGCGATCTTAGAAAAAGAAAATGCTGTTGAAGACTTCAGAAAACTTATTGGGTCAACCAATCCACAAGAAGCGGCAGAAGGGACAATCCGTAGAAAATATGCTGATTCTATTGAAGCAAACGCAGTTCATGGGTCAGATTCAGATGAAAATGCTGATATAGAAGGAAATTTCTTCTTTTCACAGCTTGAAAGATTTTAA
- a CDS encoding asparaginase produces the protein MNHILIIYTGGTIGMVMDEQTDSFVPFDFDLISKNVPELNRLNYKLTVHSFDPIIDSSNMTPEIWVEMAEMVKRNYDEYDGFVILHGSDTMAFSASALSFMLEGLQKPVIISGSQLPIGEIRTDARENLITALEIASAKKGSRSLVHEVGIYFDGQLYRGNRAFKYNSAKFEAFRSPNYPVLVEAGVHLRYNEAALQDNSDKEFVVHTKLDNSISVLKLYPGINDNVVRSVLESDARSVIMETFGSGNTTTETWFLDLLRDAIRNGKNILNISQCRVGSVELGRYETSKWLKDMGVLSGYDMTFEAAVTKLMYLQGEFEDQKEVAHWVEVSLRGELTPTEY, from the coding sequence ATGAATCATATTCTCATCATATATACCGGCGGTACCATCGGCATGGTAATGGACGAACAAACGGATTCGTTTGTGCCGTTTGATTTCGATCTGATCAGTAAAAATGTTCCAGAACTGAATCGGCTAAACTATAAGTTAACCGTCCACTCCTTTGATCCCATTATTGACTCGTCAAATATGACACCGGAGATTTGGGTGGAAATGGCTGAAATGGTTAAGCGAAATTATGACGAGTATGATGGGTTTGTGATATTGCATGGTTCTGATACAATGGCTTTTTCGGCGTCTGCATTAAGCTTTATGCTAGAAGGCCTCCAGAAACCCGTCATCATATCCGGGTCGCAGCTGCCTATAGGAGAAATTCGTACAGATGCTAGAGAAAACTTAATTACTGCACTTGAGATTGCGTCCGCCAAGAAAGGGAGTCGTTCGCTCGTACACGAAGTGGGGATTTATTTTGATGGGCAGTTATACCGTGGAAATCGAGCGTTTAAATATAATTCAGCAAAATTTGAAGCCTTTCGATCGCCTAATTACCCTGTATTAGTAGAGGCTGGTGTTCATCTTCGATACAATGAAGCAGCTTTGCAAGATAATAGTGACAAAGAATTTGTCGTTCATACGAAACTCGATAACTCCATTTCAGTTCTTAAACTATACCCCGGCATCAATGATAATGTGGTGCGGAGCGTGCTTGAGTCAGATGCACGATCGGTTATCATGGAGACTTTTGGGTCAGGTAATACAACAACAGAGACTTGGTTTCTTGATTTGCTGAGAGATGCTATCCGAAATGGGAAAAATATCCTGAATATCTCTCAATGTCGCGTCGGTTCTGTGGAGTTGGGCAGGTACGAGACGAGTAAATGGTTGAAAGATATGGGCGTTCTAAGTGGTTACGACATGACTTTTGAGGCTGCTGTTACCAAACTGATGTATTTACAAGGAGAGTTTGAAGACCAGAAAGAAGTAGCCCACTGGGTTGAAGTTAGTCTTCGTGGTGAGCTTACTCCTACTGAATATTGA
- the ahcY gene encoding adenosylhomocysteinase, giving the protein MSVKTEYIPFKVKDLSLADWGRKEIELAEAEMPGLMALREEYGQAKPLKGARIAGCLHMTIQTAVLIETLTALGAEVTWSSCNIFSTQDHAAAAIAATGVSVYAWKGMSAEEFDWCIEQTLFFGEDRQPLNMILDDGGDLTNMVLDQYPELVEGIKGLSEETTTGVHRLYERMKNGTLPIPAINVNDSVTKSKFDNKYGCRESLVDAIRRATDLMLAGKVAAVAGYGDVGKGSAESLRSAGVRVIVSEIDPICALQAAMEGFEVKKFSNAVKEADIVVTCTGNKDIVRAEHFLSMKDKTVVCNIGHFDNEIDVAWLNQNHGDSKVEIKPQVDKYTIDGKDIILLAEGRLVNLGCATGHPSFVMSNSFTNQTLAQIELWRNTNQYENQVYTLPKHLDEKVAELHLAKIGVELDVLTPEQAEYIGVTVEGPFKSDHYRY; this is encoded by the coding sequence ATGTCTGTAAAAACTGAATATATCCCATTTAAAGTCAAAGATTTATCACTCGCAGATTGGGGAAGAAAAGAGATCGAGTTAGCCGAAGCCGAGATGCCTGGCCTTATGGCTCTTAGGGAGGAATATGGGCAAGCTAAGCCTTTGAAAGGGGCGCGGATAGCAGGTTGTTTGCATATGACAATACAAACTGCGGTTTTAATTGAAACGTTGACAGCCTTAGGGGCGGAAGTAACCTGGTCTTCCTGTAATATTTTTTCGACGCAAGATCATGCTGCTGCAGCGATAGCCGCTACGGGTGTATCGGTTTATGCGTGGAAAGGCATGAGTGCTGAAGAGTTTGATTGGTGTATTGAGCAGACCTTGTTTTTCGGTGAAGATCGTCAGCCTTTGAATATGATTTTGGATGACGGTGGCGATTTGACGAACATGGTTCTTGATCAATATCCTGAGTTGGTAGAAGGGATCAAAGGGCTTTCAGAAGAAACAACAACGGGTGTGCACCGTTTATATGAAAGAATGAAAAACGGCACATTGCCTATCCCTGCAATTAATGTGAACGATTCGGTTACGAAATCGAAGTTCGATAACAAATATGGATGTCGTGAATCCTTAGTCGATGCAATTCGACGAGCAACAGATTTGATGTTAGCCGGAAAAGTAGCTGCAGTGGCTGGGTATGGAGATGTTGGTAAGGGGTCAGCAGAGTCGTTACGGAGCGCTGGAGTGCGAGTAATCGTATCAGAGATTGATCCGATTTGTGCGTTACAAGCTGCTATGGAGGGCTTTGAAGTAAAGAAGTTCAGCAACGCAGTAAAAGAAGCTGATATCGTTGTAACATGCACGGGCAATAAAGATATTGTACGAGCAGAGCACTTTCTTAGCATGAAAGATAAAACCGTGGTATGTAATATTGGTCACTTTGATAACGAAATTGACGTTGCTTGGCTGAATCAGAATCATGGCGATTCAAAAGTTGAGATTAAACCACAGGTAGACAAATATACGATCGATGGTAAGGACATTATCTTGTTAGCGGAAGGTCGCTTGGTTAATCTGGGATGTGCAACCGGGCATCCATCGTTTGTAATGAGTAATTCGTTTACAAACCAGACGCTGGCGCAGATTGAGTTGTGGCGAAATACAAACCAATATGAAAACCAAGTATATACGCTACCCAAACATCTCGACGAGAAAGTTGCAGAATTGCATTTGGCAAAAATTGGAGTCGAGCTCGATGTACTCACGCCAGAACAGGCAGAATACATAGGGGTTACGGTAGAAGGTCCATTTAAATCCGATCATTACCGGTATTAA
- a CDS encoding DHH family phosphoesterase: protein MLLLSDLKEKLAERQRIVITTHFKPDGDAMGSSLGLYHWLKGNGHEVDIIVPSDYPSFLFWMPGQDQVIVYPADKQRADQLIERADIIFCLDFNNLSRIHEMEPAIRNAEAVKVMIDHHLSPEGFDDFRHWDNHAAATAQLVYDFIVNQFDDRAKVTPEIATSLYTGIMTDTGSFRFQSTTAEVHLIVADLISLGAENWKIHEHIFNSSTENRLKFLGFCLLNRLEVIPEYNTALFAVSSEDLKTFNVTTGDTEGLVNYALSVSGIRLAALIIDRTERVKLSLRSIGEIPCNEICATYFGGGGHKNAAGGQSTAPIAEVVDSFKSILPKYKNLLI from the coding sequence ATGTTATTGTTAAGTGATCTAAAAGAAAAATTAGCTGAACGGCAGAGAATAGTCATAACAACACACTTTAAACCAGATGGCGACGCTATGGGTTCATCTTTGGGCTTGTATCACTGGTTAAAGGGAAATGGTCACGAAGTGGATATCATCGTGCCATCTGATTATCCTTCTTTTTTATTCTGGATGCCCGGACAAGATCAAGTTATTGTATATCCGGCTGATAAACAACGTGCAGATCAGTTGATTGAAAGAGCTGATATTATATTTTGTCTTGATTTCAACAATCTTTCGCGGATACATGAAATGGAGCCTGCAATACGCAATGCGGAAGCCGTTAAGGTAATGATCGATCATCACCTGTCTCCGGAAGGGTTCGATGATTTTAGGCATTGGGATAATCACGCTGCAGCTACAGCGCAGTTGGTGTATGATTTTATCGTGAATCAATTTGATGACCGAGCGAAGGTAACGCCGGAAATCGCCACGTCATTATATACCGGCATTATGACTGACACCGGATCCTTTCGATTTCAGTCGACTACGGCAGAGGTTCATCTTATCGTGGCTGACCTTATTTCTCTGGGCGCTGAAAACTGGAAAATCCATGAACATATATTCAATAGTTCTACTGAGAACCGTCTAAAGTTTTTAGGCTTTTGTTTGCTTAATCGTCTGGAAGTAATTCCTGAATATAATACGGCACTTTTTGCTGTTAGTTCAGAGGACTTAAAAACATTTAACGTAACAACAGGAGACACAGAAGGTTTAGTCAATTATGCATTGTCTGTAAGCGGTATCCGTCTGGCTGCGTTAATTATCGATCGGACAGAGCGTGTAAAACTTTCTTTACGATCTATTGGGGAGATACCTTGTAATGAAATATGCGCCACTTATTTTGGTGGTGGAGGGCATAAGAACGCGGCTGGAGGGCAATCTACTGCACCAATTGCTGAGGTTGTAGACTCTTTTAAATCAATTTTACCGAAGTATAAAAATCTTTTAATTTAA
- a CDS encoding TatD family hydrolase — MQLTDTHTHIYYQAGGPELAKQMDRCFENQVGRLFLPNVDSNSIDKVMQTVSAYPDHCYPMLGLHPCSVKEDYRLELETIEKALSQYKVYAIGEIGLDLYWDKTKLKEQIEAFKIQVDWAKDRNLPIVIHCRDAFDELFTVLKDLRDDKLRGIFHCFTGTLEQAKEAIEYGFYLGIGGVVTFKNAGLDKVVEEVSLDHIVLETDSPYLAPAPFRGKENESSYLYHIAEKVADLHQRSIEEIAEITTQNSKNIFGV, encoded by the coding sequence ATGCAACTAACCGATACACATACTCATATTTATTATCAGGCTGGCGGTCCTGAATTGGCAAAGCAAATGGATCGCTGTTTTGAAAATCAGGTTGGACGGTTGTTTTTACCGAATGTTGATTCCAATTCGATCGACAAAGTCATGCAAACGGTGTCAGCTTATCCCGATCATTGCTACCCCATGTTGGGGTTGCATCCTTGTAGTGTGAAAGAAGATTATCGTTTGGAATTGGAGACAATAGAAAAGGCTTTGAGCCAATATAAAGTTTACGCTATCGGTGAAATAGGATTAGATCTCTATTGGGATAAGACTAAACTGAAAGAACAAATCGAAGCCTTTAAAATTCAAGTAGACTGGGCGAAGGATAGAAACCTCCCCATCGTTATCCATTGCCGGGATGCATTTGACGAGCTGTTCACTGTTTTAAAGGACTTGAGAGATGATAAATTGAGAGGGATTTTTCACTGCTTCACTGGTACGCTTGAGCAGGCCAAAGAGGCAATTGAATATGGCTTTTATCTCGGAATTGGAGGCGTCGTCACGTTTAAAAACGCTGGCCTCGACAAAGTCGTAGAAGAGGTTAGCTTAGATCATATTGTTTTGGAAACGGATTCTCCCTATTTAGCGCCGGCGCCATTCAGAGGAAAGGAAAACGAAAGCAGTTATTTATACCATATTGCAGAAAAGGTAGCCGATTTGCATCAAAGGTCGATCGAAGAGATCGCAGAAATAACTACTCAAAACTCCAAAAATATTTTTGGAGTTTAA
- a CDS encoding pyridoxine 5'-phosphate synthase, with translation MTKLSVNINKIATLRNSRGGDNPNVLKAALACERFGAQGITVHPRPDERHITYNDVYVLKEHISTEFNIEGNCREKKFIDLVLANKPAQVTLVPDALGQITSNHGWDTIKNVGYLKEMVALFKEAEIRVSIFVDPDPKMVEAAKETGTDRVELYTESYAVEYKKGQPQEALHPYLEAALVAKECGIELNAGHDLDLENLSFFAENIPGLLEVSIGHALISDALYLGLEETIRRYRQALTFR, from the coding sequence ATGACAAAACTCTCTGTTAACATCAATAAAATCGCCACTTTACGAAATTCACGTGGCGGGGACAATCCGAATGTTCTCAAGGCTGCATTGGCATGTGAAAGGTTTGGTGCGCAAGGAATTACGGTACACCCAAGACCCGATGAGAGACATATTACCTATAACGATGTTTATGTATTAAAAGAACATATAAGTACTGAGTTTAATATTGAAGGTAATTGCCGGGAGAAGAAGTTTATTGATCTTGTTCTTGCTAATAAACCAGCGCAAGTGACGTTGGTGCCTGATGCTTTGGGACAAATTACTTCGAATCACGGCTGGGATACAATAAAAAATGTGGGCTATTTGAAGGAGATGGTGGCTTTATTTAAAGAGGCTGAGATACGGGTTTCTATTTTTGTAGACCCAGATCCGAAAATGGTGGAGGCGGCGAAAGAGACCGGTACCGATAGGGTTGAGCTTTATACAGAAAGCTATGCAGTCGAATACAAAAAAGGTCAGCCTCAAGAAGCGCTTCACCCATATTTAGAAGCTGCCCTGGTTGCAAAGGAGTGTGGAATAGAATTGAATGCGGGTCATGATCTTGATTTGGAAAACCTTTCTTTTTTTGCCGAAAATATTCCAGGTCTACTGGAAGTTAGTATTGGTCATGCACTTATTTCGGATGCTTTATATTTGGGCTTAGAAGAAACAATCAGGCGCTATCGTCAGGCACTTACTTTTAGATAG